In the Streptomyces formicae genome, one interval contains:
- a CDS encoding amino acid adenylation domain-containing protein: MTQPELSELVDVWPLAPLQEGMFFHARYDEDRADVYVLQVVFDLEGPLDAEALRGAADALLARHPNLRAGFWDEDLEQPVQLIPAEVTVPWYETDLGGLEDDARQEALDRVLAEQRTLRFDPADPPLLRFALVRLGERRHRLALTAHHILLDGWSLPVLYRDFFHLYEHHGDGSGLPPATPYRDYLAWLGEQDPARSTEAWRAALAGVDGPTLVAPADSARTGAEPTGPGQATARPERLDRPLPEALTADLTAFARRRGLTPNTVVQGCWALLLQQLTGRDDVTFGMTVSGRPPQLPGVEGMVGLFINTLPVRVRLDPMETVGDLLTRVQTEQAELAEHHHLGLTDINRLTGHNELFDTLMVFESYPLGETGEGEDTPTFNGLRVSGASGHDATHYPLSLAVVPGRTMVLRLDHRPDMFDRETVEGIAARLERLLRAVVADPDQPVAGLDLLSPREREQALVGWNDSARDLPALTIAELFETQVARTPDGIALSRGDIELTYAEVNVRANRLARWMSEHGAGPETVVALRLPRSVDLIVSTLAALKAGAAFLPVDPGYPEERVRYMLDDAQPVLVVDGPVAVEGYDDTNLCIEQDLSSTAYVIYTSGSTGKPKGVAVTHTGITALLTAHAEALDLAPGSRVFQAVSPSFDVAVCDLIMTLGTGATLLLDSPGQLAGDELTTALKSSAATHIALPVSLLATLNPDQLPDLRYVLAGGEVCPPDLTQQWNTGNRHLITAYGPTEATICATLTTNTDRALPSLGRPIPNTHTYLLDTWLRPVPPGVTGELYLAGPGLARGYTHHPALTAERFIANPYTPGQRMYRTGDLARRRTDGTLTFAGRTDHQIKIRGYRIEPGEIEAVLGSFPGIAQAVVSVRQDVLVGYVVPSGSTDHAQLKASIGDFTRTRLPEHMVPATLTVLDELPLTSTGKLDRNALPDPVFDTTASRAPRTPTEEILCSLFADVLARPHVGIDDSFFDLGGHSLLATRLTSRIRSAFDAEIGVRALFEAPTVAALAQVLGGARPARAALGTAVRPEHVPLSYAQNRLWFLHRLEGPSATYNVPLAVRLTGTLDRQALEDALADVVSRHESLRTLFREHDGMPYQLILDSDAARPTLTVSTIAASALEESVTSAVRHGFDLSNELPLRAALLTPEPVDGQTGEANEHVLVLVLHHIAADGWSLEPLWRDIATAYRARLAGAAPDWAAFPVQYADYTLWQRDVLGDGTNPHSLMADQLAHWKETLSDLPDRIDLPTDRPYPTATTNQGDTHTFHWPTQLHTDIAELARTTGTTPFMITHAALTTLLTRHGAGTDIPIGTPIAGRTDNNLDHLIGFFVNTLVLRTDASGNPTFRELLTRTRETDLNAYAHQDIPFEHLVEILNPQRTLAHHPLFQTMLAWQNTADAVLDLPGLSVTPVSAGTGTSRTDLTFSIAEHRTADGSPNGIDGQVEFSTDIFDRGTVEALTDRLGRILTAAVSDPDEPIGDIDLLSAEEHRQAVYGWNDTAREVPRASLADLFQDQAARTPGRTAVVHQGTELTYGQLNSRANRLAHHLIAQGAGPEQVVALKLPRSAEMVVAVLAVLKTGAAYLPIDPQYPDDRVQFMLDDARPLLVLDGTDLDTSAQPDTDPVAVTRDPLHPAYVIYTSGSTGRPKGVAVPDGAMVNLLSWHSGELPCARPTRTAQFSSLSFDVSVQEILSAVLFGKTLVIPPDDVRYGPDELVDWLDEQRVDELFAPNLVIDALAHAAVTRERELPALREVVQAGEALTLSPHVRAFFRQVPGRRLRNNYGPSETHVVTSHTLPADVSAWPSSPAIGTPVPNVRAYVLDERLRPVGTGVTGELYIAGAGLARGYTNRPALTAERFIACPFEDGQRMYRTGDLVRRSADGQVHYVRRADQQIKVRGFRIEPGEIESVLAEHPGVAQAVVTAQDGHRLVGYVVPSTAGANTPPGELAAVLREFVRTRLPEFMVPAAYVTLDAIPLTPNGKLDRAALPKPEFAASPSLAAPRSALSQEEQLLCGLFSEVLGVPVGAEDSFFDRGGHSLLATRLVSRVKAVFGVELGVRALFEASTPSALARRLDSDTSGDALNVLLPLRTTGSLPPLFCVHPAAGISWPYAGLLAHVAPDRPVYGLQARGLTGAEPPARTIDEMADDYLAHIRAVQPSGPYSLLGWSFGGLVAHAVATRLEKAGERVELLALLDSFPPDRRPGEEIPELDLRDVLALLFEEVVGIDRKRFDADFGGRELTAEQVIDFMRKESAGRVDLLLDEDVLARVVDLFMRVPDALDKFVPERFGGDVLLFTAAQSAAEWPADDPRRSAGAWSPYVAGAVTERSVDVRHEHMLRPDALAPIGADLASALARTEGASGT, translated from the coding sequence GTGACGCAGCCGGAACTGTCGGAACTGGTCGACGTATGGCCCCTCGCGCCCCTGCAAGAGGGCATGTTCTTCCACGCCCGCTATGACGAGGACCGCGCCGACGTCTACGTCCTCCAGGTCGTCTTCGACCTGGAGGGTCCGCTCGACGCCGAGGCGCTGCGCGGCGCCGCGGACGCCCTGCTCGCCCGGCACCCGAACCTGCGCGCGGGCTTCTGGGACGAGGACCTGGAGCAGCCCGTCCAGCTCATCCCCGCCGAGGTCACCGTCCCCTGGTACGAGACCGACCTCGGCGGCCTCGAAGACGACGCGCGACAGGAGGCGCTGGACCGGGTCCTGGCCGAGCAGCGGACGCTCCGCTTCGACCCGGCCGACCCGCCGCTGCTCCGCTTCGCACTCGTACGCCTGGGCGAGCGGCGGCACCGGCTCGCCCTGACGGCGCACCACATCCTGCTCGACGGCTGGTCGCTGCCTGTCCTGTACCGGGACTTCTTCCACCTCTACGAGCACCACGGCGACGGCTCCGGGCTGCCGCCCGCGACTCCCTACCGCGACTATCTGGCCTGGCTCGGCGAGCAGGACCCGGCGCGTTCGACGGAGGCGTGGCGTGCGGCACTGGCCGGTGTCGACGGGCCGACGCTGGTCGCGCCCGCGGACTCGGCGCGCACCGGTGCCGAGCCAACGGGCCCCGGGCAGGCCACCGCCCGCCCCGAACGGCTCGACCGCCCCCTCCCCGAGGCGCTGACGGCCGACCTCACCGCCTTCGCACGGCGCCGCGGGCTCACGCCGAACACCGTCGTGCAGGGCTGCTGGGCGCTGCTGCTCCAGCAGCTCACGGGCCGCGACGACGTGACCTTCGGCATGACCGTGTCCGGCAGGCCCCCTCAACTCCCCGGTGTGGAAGGCATGGTCGGGCTCTTCATCAACACCCTGCCGGTCCGGGTACGTCTCGATCCCATGGAGACCGTCGGGGACCTGCTCACCCGCGTCCAGACCGAACAGGCGGAGCTCGCCGAGCACCACCATCTCGGCCTCACCGACATCAACCGGCTCACGGGGCACAACGAGCTCTTCGACACCCTGATGGTGTTCGAGAGCTACCCCCTGGGCGAAACCGGCGAAGGAGAGGACACACCTACCTTCAACGGCCTGCGCGTCTCGGGCGCGAGCGGCCACGACGCCACGCACTATCCGCTCAGCCTCGCCGTCGTCCCCGGCCGGACGATGGTCCTGCGGCTGGACCACCGCCCGGACATGTTCGACCGGGAGACGGTGGAGGGGATCGCGGCGCGGCTGGAACGGTTGCTGCGGGCCGTGGTCGCCGATCCCGACCAGCCCGTCGCCGGACTCGACCTGCTCTCTCCGCGCGAGCGGGAACAAGCCCTCGTTGGATGGAACGACAGCGCGCGTGATCTTCCCGCGCTGACCATCGCCGAGCTGTTCGAAACGCAGGTGGCACGAACGCCGGACGGCATCGCGCTCAGCCGCGGTGACATCGAGCTGACGTATGCCGAGGTCAACGTGCGCGCCAACCGACTCGCCCGCTGGATGAGCGAACACGGCGCGGGACCCGAGACGGTCGTCGCGCTGCGACTGCCCCGGAGCGTGGACCTCATCGTCTCAACACTCGCGGCACTCAAAGCCGGTGCCGCCTTCCTGCCCGTCGACCCCGGCTATCCGGAGGAGCGGGTGCGATACATGCTCGACGACGCCCAGCCCGTGCTGGTCGTGGACGGGCCCGTCGCCGTCGAGGGGTACGACGACACCAACCTGTGCATCGAACAAGACCTGTCGAGCACGGCTTACGTCATCTACACCTCCGGCTCCACGGGCAAACCCAAGGGCGTCGCCGTCACCCACACCGGGATCACCGCACTGCTCACCGCTCACGCCGAAGCACTCGACCTCGCACCCGGATCACGCGTCTTCCAAGCTGTCTCCCCCAGCTTCGACGTCGCCGTCTGCGACCTCATCATGACCCTCGGAACCGGCGCCACCCTCCTCCTGGACAGCCCCGGACAACTCGCCGGAGACGAACTCACCACCGCCCTCAAATCAAGCGCAGCCACACACATAGCCCTGCCCGTCTCCCTCCTCGCCACCCTCAACCCCGACCAACTCCCCGACCTGCGCTACGTCCTGGCCGGCGGTGAAGTCTGCCCACCCGACCTCACCCAGCAATGGAATACCGGCAACCGCCACCTCATCACCGCCTACGGACCCACCGAAGCCACCATCTGCGCCACCCTCACCACCAACACCGATCGAGCACTCCCCTCCCTCGGCCGTCCCATCCCCAACACCCACACCTACCTCCTCGACACCTGGCTCCGCCCCGTCCCCCCAGGCGTCACCGGAGAGCTCTACCTCGCAGGCCCCGGCCTCGCCCGCGGCTACACCCACCACCCCGCCCTCACCGCCGAACGCTTCATCGCCAACCCCTACACCCCAGGCCAACGCATGTACCGCACCGGCGACCTCGCCCGCCGACGCACCGACGGCACCCTCACCTTCGCCGGACGCACCGACCACCAAATCAAAATCCGCGGCTACCGCATCGAACCCGGCGAAATCGAAGCCGTACTCGGCTCGTTCCCGGGAATCGCCCAGGCGGTCGTTTCCGTGCGCCAGGACGTGCTCGTGGGCTACGTCGTTCCGTCGGGCTCCACGGATCACGCTCAACTCAAAGCATCCATAGGTGACTTCACGCGCACTCGCCTGCCGGAGCACATGGTCCCCGCCACGCTGACGGTGCTCGACGAGCTTCCGCTGACCTCCACCGGAAAGCTCGACCGGAACGCGCTCCCGGACCCCGTCTTCGACACCACCGCCTCCCGCGCGCCCAGGACGCCCACCGAAGAAATCCTCTGCTCCCTCTTCGCCGACGTCCTCGCACGACCTCACGTCGGCATCGACGACAGCTTCTTCGACCTCGGCGGACACTCACTCCTCGCCACCCGCCTCACCTCCCGGATCCGGTCGGCGTTCGACGCCGAGATCGGCGTCCGGGCCCTGTTCGAGGCCCCGACCGTCGCCGCGCTGGCCCAGGTGCTCGGCGGGGCTCGTCCGGCGCGGGCCGCGTTGGGGACCGCGGTACGGCCCGAGCACGTCCCGTTGTCGTACGCGCAGAACCGGCTGTGGTTCCTGCACCGACTCGAAGGGCCCTCGGCGACGTACAACGTGCCGCTCGCCGTACGCCTCACCGGCACACTCGACCGGCAGGCCCTGGAAGACGCGCTCGCCGACGTCGTATCCCGGCACGAGAGCCTGCGCACGCTCTTCCGCGAACACGACGGCATGCCCTACCAGTTGATTCTTGACAGCGATGCCGCACGGCCGACGCTCACGGTGTCGACCATCGCCGCCTCCGCGCTGGAGGAGTCGGTCACCTCGGCCGTACGACACGGCTTCGACCTGAGCAACGAACTGCCCCTGCGCGCCGCGCTCTTGACGCCTGAGCCGGTGGACGGGCAGACCGGCGAGGCGAATGAGCACGTCCTCGTTCTGGTCCTGCACCACATCGCCGCCGACGGCTGGTCGCTGGAGCCGCTCTGGCGCGACATCGCCACCGCGTACCGGGCACGCCTTGCGGGTGCCGCTCCCGACTGGGCCGCGTTCCCGGTGCAGTACGCCGACTACACCCTCTGGCAGCGAGACGTCCTCGGCGACGGCACCAACCCGCACAGCCTCATGGCCGACCAGCTCGCCCACTGGAAGGAGACCCTCTCCGACCTCCCCGACCGTATCGACCTACCCACCGACCGCCCCTACCCCACCGCCACCACCAACCAAGGAGACACCCACACCTTCCACTGGCCAACCCAACTCCACACAGACATCGCAGAACTCGCACGCACCACCGGCACCACCCCCTTCATGATCACCCACGCCGCCCTCACCACCCTCCTCACCCGCCACGGCGCAGGCACCGACATCCCCATCGGCACCCCCATCGCCGGACGCACCGACAACAACCTCGACCACCTCATCGGCTTCTTCGTCAACACCCTCGTCCTCCGCACAGACGCATCCGGCAACCCCACCTTCCGCGAACTCCTCACCCGCACCCGCGAAACCGACCTCAACGCCTACGCCCACCAAGACATCCCCTTCGAACACCTCGTCGAAATCCTCAACCCCCAACGCACCCTCGCCCACCACCCCCTCTTCCAAACCATGCTCGCCTGGCAGAACACCGCCGACGCCGTTCTCGATCTGCCGGGACTCTCCGTCACACCCGTCTCCGCGGGAACGGGCACATCCCGGACCGATCTCACCTTCAGCATCGCCGAACACCGCACGGCCGACGGCAGCCCGAACGGTATCGACGGGCAGGTGGAATTCAGCACCGACATCTTCGACCGCGGCACGGTCGAGGCCCTCACCGACCGGCTCGGCCGGATCCTCACCGCGGCCGTCTCCGACCCGGACGAGCCCATCGGCGACATCGACCTGCTCAGCGCGGAGGAGCACCGCCAGGCCGTGTACGGCTGGAACGACACCGCCCGCGAGGTGCCCCGGGCCTCCCTGGCCGACCTCTTCCAGGACCAGGCCGCCCGCACACCCGGCCGCACGGCCGTCGTTCACCAAGGCACCGAACTCACCTACGGCCAGCTCAACTCCCGCGCCAACAGGCTCGCCCACCACCTCATCGCCCAGGGCGCAGGGCCGGAACAAGTCGTCGCGCTCAAGCTGCCCCGCTCCGCCGAGATGGTCGTCGCGGTACTTGCCGTACTCAAGACCGGCGCCGCCTACCTGCCCATCGACCCCCAATACCCCGACGACCGCGTCCAGTTCATGCTGGACGACGCCCGCCCCCTCCTCGTACTCGACGGCACGGACCTCGACACGTCCGCGCAGCCGGACACCGACCCCGTCGCCGTCACCCGCGATCCCCTGCACCCCGCCTACGTCATCTACACCTCGGGGTCCACCGGGCGGCCGAAGGGCGTCGCCGTGCCCGACGGCGCCATGGTCAATCTGCTCTCCTGGCACAGCGGTGAACTGCCGTGCGCGCGGCCGACCCGTACCGCTCAGTTCTCCTCGCTCAGTTTCGACGTGTCCGTGCAGGAGATCCTTTCGGCGGTGCTGTTCGGGAAGACGTTGGTGATCCCGCCGGACGATGTCCGGTACGGCCCGGACGAGTTGGTGGACTGGCTGGACGAACAGCGGGTCGACGAGTTGTTCGCGCCGAACCTGGTCATCGACGCGCTGGCGCACGCGGCGGTCACACGTGAGCGGGAGCTGCCCGCGCTGCGGGAGGTCGTGCAGGCCGGTGAGGCGCTGACCCTGAGCCCACACGTGCGCGCGTTCTTCCGGCAGGTGCCGGGGCGGCGGCTGCGCAACAACTACGGTCCGAGCGAGACACACGTGGTCACCTCGCACACGCTGCCCGCCGACGTCTCCGCCTGGCCCTCGTCCCCGGCGATCGGGACACCGGTGCCGAACGTCCGCGCCTATGTGCTCGACGAACGGCTGCGGCCCGTCGGCACGGGGGTGACCGGCGAGTTGTACATAGCGGGCGCGGGGCTCGCACGCGGCTACACCAACCGTCCCGCCCTCACCGCCGAACGCTTCATCGCCTGCCCCTTCGAGGACGGGCAGCGGATGTACCGCACCGGCGACCTCGTACGGCGGAGCGCTGACGGACAGGTGCACTACGTGCGCAGGGCCGACCAGCAGATCAAGGTCCGGGGTTTCCGCATCGAACCGGGTGAGATCGAGTCCGTCCTCGCCGAGCACCCCGGTGTCGCTCAGGCCGTCGTCACGGCACAGGACGGCCACCGCCTCGTCGGATACGTGGTCCCGTCGACCGCGGGGGCGAACACTCCGCCCGGGGAACTCGCCGCCGTGCTCCGTGAGTTCGTCCGTACCCGCCTGCCCGAGTTCATGGTTCCCGCCGCGTACGTCACCCTCGACGCGATCCCGCTGACCCCCAACGGGAAGCTGGACCGTGCCGCGCTGCCCAAGCCCGAGTTCGCCGCGTCGCCCTCTCTCGCCGCCCCGCGCTCGGCGCTGAGCCAGGAGGAGCAGCTCCTGTGCGGGCTGTTCTCCGAGGTGCTCGGGGTGCCCGTGGGCGCGGAGGACAGTTTCTTCGACCGGGGTGGGCATTCGCTGCTCGCCACCCGCCTCGTCTCCCGCGTCAAGGCGGTGTTCGGTGTGGAGCTCGGCGTGCGGGCCCTGTTCGAGGCGTCGACGCCCTCGGCGCTGGCCCGGCGCCTGGACAGCGACACCTCGGGGGACGCGCTGAACGTGCTCCTTCCGCTGCGGACCACCGGCTCCCTGCCTCCGCTCTTCTGCGTGCACCCCGCCGCGGGCATCAGCTGGCCGTACGCGGGACTACTCGCGCACGTCGCACCCGACCGGCCCGTCTACGGGCTCCAGGCGCGCGGCCTCACCGGCGCGGAGCCGCCCGCCCGCACCATCGACGAGATGGCCGACGACTATCTGGCGCACATCCGGGCCGTCCAGCCGTCGGGGCCGTACTCCCTGCTCGGCTGGTCCTTCGGCGGTCTTGTCGCGCACGCCGTCGCGACCCGTCTGGAGAAGGCCGGGGAGCGGGTGGAGCTGCTCGCGCTCCTCGACTCCTTCCCGCCCGACCGCAGGCCCGGCGAGGAGATACCGGAGCTGGACCTGCGCGATGTGCTCGCCCTGCTCTTCGAGGAGGTCGTCGGCATCGACCGCAAGCGGTTCGACGCGGACTTCGGCGGGCGGGAGCTGACGGCGGAGCAGGTGATCGACTTCATGCGGAAGGAGAGCGCGGGGCGGGTGGACCTGCTGCTCGATGAGGACGTGCTCGCCAGGGTCGTCGACCTCTTCATGCGGGTGCCGGATGCCCTGGACAAGTTCGTCCCCGAGCGGTTCGGCGGCGACGTACTCCTGTTCACCGCGGCGCAGTCGGCCGCGGAGTGGCCCGCGGACGATCCGCGCCGCTCGGCCGGGGCCTGGTCGCCGTACGTCGCGGGCGCGGTGACCGAGCGGAGCGTCGACGTACGGCACGAGCACATGCTGCGGCCCGACGCCCTCGCGCCGATCGGCGCCGACCTGGCGAGCGCCCTCGCGCGGACGGAGGGAGCAAGCGGCACCTAG
- a CDS encoding cytochrome P450 has translation MTAPQYSDAPPHSEDPPTVLDPADPAFARDPYPYYARLRELGPAARVSLANGTHAWFVTGYEETRAVLADPRFSNVPPRDAGRPKNDSPAQRARACLARHMLNTDAPDHTRLRRLTTAAFAPRRVDALRVRIEELTDGLLRDVAERLAREGSADLVDAFAFPLPVLVIGEVLGVPEGDRAALRDWTYRVGSPADALRPGAVDEAWTSLYAYFGELIAHKRRSPGSDLFSALTHDATEGGLDDGELLAMAFLLLFAGYETTMNLLASASLLLLTHPGELAAARRDPGRWPAVVEETLRHASPLEGTTWRHTTQDVDLGDGTRIPAGASVLAVLAAANRDPRHFPEPDAFRPDRYAHDATGRGPRAAPHAAFGHGPHFCVGSRLARLEAAIALPRLFAAFPTLRPTGGPDELPYRPGLLVRGPRSVPVTVA, from the coding sequence GTGACCGCACCCCAGTACTCCGACGCGCCGCCGCACTCCGAGGACCCGCCGACCGTCCTCGATCCGGCGGACCCCGCCTTCGCACGCGACCCGTACCCGTACTACGCACGGCTGCGCGAGCTCGGCCCGGCGGCGCGCGTATCTCTCGCCAACGGCACGCACGCCTGGTTCGTCACCGGCTACGAGGAGACCCGGGCCGTCCTCGCCGACCCCCGCTTCTCGAACGTGCCGCCGCGCGACGCGGGCCGGCCCAAGAACGACTCGCCCGCACAGCGCGCCCGCGCCTGTCTGGCCCGGCACATGCTCAACACCGACGCGCCCGACCACACCCGGCTGCGCAGGCTGACCACCGCCGCGTTCGCGCCGCGCCGCGTCGACGCGCTGCGCGTGCGGATCGAGGAGCTGACCGACGGGCTCCTGCGCGACGTCGCCGAACGCCTCGCGCGCGAGGGGAGCGCGGACCTCGTCGACGCCTTCGCCTTCCCGCTGCCCGTGCTGGTGATCGGGGAGGTGCTCGGGGTGCCCGAGGGGGACAGGGCGGCCCTGCGCGACTGGACGTACCGGGTCGGCTCGCCCGCCGACGCGCTGCGGCCGGGCGCGGTGGACGAGGCGTGGACGTCGCTGTACGCCTACTTCGGCGAGCTCATCGCGCACAAGCGCCGCTCCCCGGGATCCGACCTGTTCAGCGCGCTCACGCACGACGCCACGGAAGGCGGCCTCGACGACGGCGAGCTGCTCGCCATGGCGTTCCTGCTGCTGTTCGCGGGCTACGAGACGACCATGAACCTGCTGGCGTCGGCCTCCCTGCTGCTGCTCACCCACCCCGGTGAACTGGCGGCCGCCCGCCGCGACCCCGGGCGCTGGCCCGCCGTCGTCGAGGAGACGCTGCGGCACGCCAGCCCCCTGGAGGGCACGACCTGGCGGCACACCACGCAGGACGTGGACCTCGGCGACGGCACGCGCATACCGGCAGGGGCCTCGGTCCTCGCCGTCCTGGCGGCGGCCAACCGGGACCCCCGGCACTTCCCCGAACCGGACGCCTTCCGCCCGGACCGCTACGCGCACGACGCCACGGGCCGCGGCCCGCGCGCAGCGCCCCACGCCGCGTTCGGCCACGGACCGCACTTCTGCGTCGGCTCGCGATTGGCCCGCCTGGAGGCGGCGATCGCCCTGCCGCGCCTCTTCGCCGCCTTCCCCACACTCCGTCCGACCGGGGGCCCGGACGAACTTCCCTACCGTCCGGGTCTGTTGGTGCGCGGCCCGCGCAGCGTCCCGGTCACGGTGGCCTAG
- a CDS encoding cytochrome P450 family protein: MPEQPPPFVIDPTGADPDTENRALRAAGPATRVDVLGVTAWSVSDPALLQKMLTSPDVSKDARKHWPLFDEAIATWPLALWVAVQNMFTAYGADHRRLRRLVAPAFSARRVAALEASIEQIVTQLLDDLEEGFDHGRKTENGVIAAGEPVDLREHFAYPLPIRVIGELMGVPEEQREGFRRLVDGVFSTTLTAEESAANTAELYASFDRLVATKRAEPGEDMTSLLIAAQDEEGDGSGLNEAEVRDTLLLMVSAGYETTVNLISNAVAQLLTHPEQLAHVREGRAGWGGVVEETLRVEPAVKHLPMRFAVRDIPLPDGQVIAAGDAILASYAAANRHPDWHGESADAFDVTRGNPEHLSFGHGVHFCLGAPLARLEGSVALSRFFERFPDAELAVPIDQLARVPSLITNGQAQLPVRLKPTR; encoded by the coding sequence ATGCCCGAGCAGCCCCCGCCCTTCGTCATCGACCCCACCGGCGCCGATCCGGATACGGAGAACCGTGCGCTCCGGGCCGCGGGCCCCGCCACCCGTGTGGACGTCCTCGGCGTCACCGCGTGGTCCGTCAGCGATCCCGCGCTGTTGCAGAAGATGCTGACGAGCCCCGACGTCTCCAAGGACGCGCGCAAGCACTGGCCGCTGTTCGACGAGGCCATAGCGACCTGGCCGCTGGCCCTGTGGGTCGCGGTGCAGAACATGTTCACCGCGTACGGCGCCGATCACCGCAGGCTGCGCCGTCTGGTGGCCCCCGCGTTCAGTGCCCGGCGCGTCGCCGCGCTCGAGGCGAGCATCGAGCAGATCGTGACGCAGCTCCTCGACGATCTGGAGGAGGGGTTCGACCACGGCAGGAAGACGGAGAACGGGGTCATCGCGGCCGGTGAACCGGTCGACCTGCGCGAGCACTTCGCCTATCCGCTGCCGATCCGGGTCATCGGTGAGCTCATGGGCGTGCCGGAGGAGCAACGCGAGGGGTTCCGCAGGCTGGTCGACGGCGTCTTCTCCACCACCCTGACCGCCGAGGAGTCCGCGGCGAACACCGCGGAGCTGTACGCCTCCTTCGACCGCCTCGTCGCCACGAAGCGGGCCGAGCCCGGCGAGGACATGACCTCGCTCCTCATCGCCGCGCAGGACGAGGAGGGCGACGGCTCGGGCCTGAACGAGGCCGAGGTGCGCGACACGCTCCTGCTGATGGTCAGCGCCGGGTACGAGACCACGGTCAACCTGATCAGCAACGCCGTCGCCCAGTTGCTGACCCACCCCGAGCAGCTCGCGCACGTGCGCGAGGGCCGGGCGGGCTGGGGCGGCGTGGTGGAGGAGACGCTGCGGGTCGAGCCTGCCGTCAAGCATCTGCCGATGCGCTTCGCGGTGCGGGACATCCCGCTGCCCGACGGCCAGGTCATCGCCGCGGGCGACGCGATCCTCGCCTCGTACGCCGCCGCGAACCGGCACCCCGACTGGCACGGCGAGAGCGCGGACGCGTTCGACGTGACGCGCGGCAACCCGGAGCACCTCTCCTTCGGGCACGGTGTGCACTTCTGCCTGGGCGCTCCGCTGGCCCGCCTGGAGGGGAGCGTGGCGCTGAGCCGGTTCTTCGAGCGGTTCCCCGACGCCGAACTGGCCGTGCCCATCGACCAGTTGGCGCGGGTTCCCTCGCTGATCACGAACGGGCAGGCCCAGCTCCCCGTCCGTTTGAAGCCGACGCGCTGA